The proteins below are encoded in one region of Vulpes lagopus strain Blue_001 chromosome 10, ASM1834538v1, whole genome shotgun sequence:
- the NEURL4 gene encoding neuralized-like protein 4 isoform X4, protein MAAGSGGSGGSGGGPGPGPGGGGGPGGSGAGPGSGGELHPRTGRLVSLSACGRTARRQQPGQEFNHGLVLSREPLRDGRVFTVRIDRKVNSWSGSIEIGVTALDPSVLDFPSSATGLKGGSWVVSGCSVLRDGRSVLEEYGQDLDQLGEGDRVGVERTVAGELRLWVNGRDCGVAATGLPARVWAVVDLYGKCTQITVLPPEPGFSPPAPIPTPPLEPSAPPEDSALTEQATSGDEAFMVSPAQPRPETFPNSLESHNDFASMELSEVVGNAILSAYNGGLLNVNLSSPPAGEGLGSGGAATSPILTSNDALLFHEKCGTLIKLSNNNKTAERRRPLDEFNNGVVMTNRPLRDNEMFEIRIDKLVDKWSGSIEIGVTTHNPNNLEYPATMTNLQSGTIMMSGCGILTNGKGTRREYCEFSLDELQEGDHIGLTRKSNSALHFFINGIDQGVATPLTPPVVYGVVDLYGMAVKVTIVHNNNHSDRLRRNNAILRALSPEGALRRATPATQAEPERLLFHPNCGQKAAITHEGRTALRPHATDDFNHGVVLSSRALRDGEVFQVRIDKMVDKWAGSIEIGVTTHNPAYLQLPSTMTNLRSGTWMMTGNGVMHNGTTILDEYGHNLDRLKVGEQAGDTVGVVRREDGTLHFFVNGMTQGPAAWNVPPGVYAVVDLYGQAAQATIVDDVEVPPAPEPLPEGNNQVSPSSPSSGAGGSDLRFHQLHGSNAVITNGGRTALRHNCRSEFNDAIVISNRALRDGELFEIVIQKMVDRWSGSIEAGVTAIRPEDLEFPNTMTDIDYDTWMLSGTAIMQDGNTMRNNYGCDLDALGTGARIGMMRTAKGDLHYFINGQDQGAACSGLPPGKEVYAVVDLYGQCVQVSITNATGPMDNSLATSNTATEKSFPLHSPAAGVAHRFHSTCGKNVALEEDGTRAVRAAGYAHGLVFSTKELKTEEVFEVKVEELDEKWAGSLRLGLTTLAPGEMGPGAGGGPGLPPSLPELRTKTTWMVSSCEVRRDGQLQRMNYGRSLERLGVGSRVGIRRGADDTMHILVDGEDMGPAATGIAKNVWAVLDLYGPVRSVSVVSSTRLEEPEGTQPPSPSSDTGSEAEEDDDGEEHSLRGQSQVAMMSTALEFLENHGKNILLSNGNRTATRVASYNQGIVVINQPLVPQLLVQVRIDFLNRQWTSSLVLGVITCPPERLNFPASACALKRAAWLLRGRGIFHNGLKICEKFGPNLDTCPEGTILGLRLDSSGGLHLHVNGMDQGVAVSDVPQPCHALVDLYGQCEQVTIVSPEPGAASGKSAGTQGDMEKADMVDGIKESVCWGPLPAASPLKSCEYHALCSRFQELLLLPEDYFMPPPKRSLCYCESCRKLRGDEAHRRRGEPPREYALPFGWCRFNLRVNPRLEAGTMTKKWHMAYHGSNVAAIRRVLDRGELGAGTASILSCRPLKGKPGVGFEEPGENCAPPREEQPPSVLLSPSLQYAGAETLASKVQFRDPKSQRTHQAQVAFQVCVRPGSYTPGPPSATLREPPDPHFSPAELEWVTKEKGATLLYALLVRVE, encoded by the exons GGTCGGGTGGgagcgggggctccgggggcggccccgggccggggccgggcgggggtgggggccccgGCGGGAGCGGCGCAGGGCCAGGGTCCGGCGGGGAGTTGCACCCCCGCACCGGGCGTCTGGTGAGCCTGTCGGCCTGCGGGCGTACCGCGCGGCGGCAGCAGCCGGGCCAGGAGTTTAACCACGGGCTGGTGTTGAGCCGGGAGCCCTTGCGCGATGGACGCGTCTTCACCGTCCGCATCGACCGCAAG GTCAACTCCTGGAGTGGCTCCATTGAGATTGGGGTGACGGCCCTAGACCCCAGTGTTCTGGACTTCCCAAGCAGCGCCACAGGGCTGAAGGGGGGCTCATGGGTAGTGTCAGGCTGCTCGGTGTTGAGGGATGGACGCTCTGTGCTGGAGGAGTATGGTCAGGACCTGGACCAGCTTGGTGAAGGGGACCGTGTGGGCGTGGAGCGCACAGTTGCTGGGGAGCTGCGGCTCTGGGTGAATGGGCGGGACTGTGGTGTTGCCGCCACGGGCCTCCCCGCCCGGGTCTGGGCCGTGGTGGACCTTTACGGCAAGTGCACCCAGATCACCGTGCTGCCCCCCGAGCCAGGTTTCAGCCCCCCTGCTCCCATCCCCACACCTCCCCTCGAGCCCTCTGCGCCCCCTGAAGATTCCGCCTTGACTGAACAGGCGACCTCTGGGGATGAAG CCTTCATGGTGTCCCCAGCGCAGCCCCGGCCGGAGACGTTTCCTAACAGCCTTGAGTCGCATAATG ACTTTGCCAGCATGGAGCTCTCTGAGGTGGTGGGCAACGCCATCCTTTCTGCCTACAACGGGGGGCTCCTAAATGTGAACCTGAGCTCCCCGCCAGCAGGGGAAGGACTGGGGTCTGGCGGGGCTGCCACCTCGCCCATCCTCACCTCCAACGACGCCCTGCTCTTTCACGAGAAGTGCGGGACTCTCATCAAACTCAGCAACAACAATAAGACAGCTGAGCGCCGCCGGCCCCTGGACGAATTCAACAACGGGGTTGTCATGACCAACCGCCCTCTCCGGGACAATGAGATGTTTGAG ATCCGCATTGACAAGCTTGTAGACAAGTGGTCGGGCTCCATTGAGATTGGTGTCACCACCCACAACCCCAACAACCTGGAGTACCCTGCCACCATGACCAATTTACAGTCAG GCACCATCATGATGAGCGGCTGTGGGATCCTGACCAATGGCAAGGGCACCCGCCGGGAGTACTGTGAATTCAGCCTGGATGAGCTGCAG GAGGGTGACCACATTGGTCTCACAAGGAAATCCAACTCAGCCCTGCACTTCTTTATCAATGGCATTGATCAGG GCGTGGCTACCCCACTGACACCCCCAGTGGTGTACGGCGTGGTGGACTTGTACGGGATGGCTGTGAAGGTGACCATCGTCCACAATAACAACCACAGCGACCGGCTGCGTCGAAACAATGCCATCCTGCGGGCACTGTCCCCCGAGGGCGCCCTGCGTCGCGCCACTCCTGCCACCCAGGCAGAGCCCGAGCGCCTGCTCTTCCACCCCAACTGCGGGCAGAAGGCAGCTATCACCCACGAGGGACGCACTGCCCTGAGGCCCCA TGCCACAGATGACTTCAACCATGGCGTGGTGCTGAGTAGCAGAGCCCTGCGGGATGGAGAGGTGTTTCAAGTGCGCATTGACAAGATGGTGGACAAGTGGGCTGGTTCCATTGAGATTGGTGTCACCACCCACAACCCTGCCTACCTCCAGTTGCCCTCCACCATGACCAACTTGCGCTCTG GGACCTGGATGATGACCGGGAATGGGGTGATGCACAACGGAACGACCATCTTGGACGAGTATGGGCACAATCTGGACCGCCTCAAGGTGGGGGAGCAG GCAGGGGACACGGTGGGCGTGGTGCGGCGGGAGGACGGGACCCTGCACTTCTTCGTCAACGGGATGACCCAGGGCCCTGCGGCCTGGAATGTGCCCCCGGGCGTCTACGCTGTTGTGGACCTCTACGGCCAGGCAGCCCAAGCTACCATTGTGGACGACGTGG AGGTTCCCCCGGCCCCTGAGCCCCTCCCTGAAGGGAACAACCAGGTGTCTCCCAGCTCCCCATCAtcaggggctgggggctctgACCTGCGCTTCCACCAGCTGCACGGCAGTAATGCAGTCATCACCAACGGGGGCCGCACTGCACTCCGGCACAACTGCCGCAGCGAGTTCAATGACGCCATCGTCATCTCCAACCG GGCCCTGCGGGATGGAGAGCTGTTTGAAATCGTTATTCAGAAGATGGTGGACCGCTGGTCAGGCTCCATTGAGGCTG GAGTGACTGCCATTCGGCCGGAAGACCTCGAATTCCCCAACACCATGACAGACATTGACTACGACACATGGATGCTGAG TGGCACGGCCATCATGCAAGACGGGAACACGATGCGCAACAACTACGGGTGTGACCTGGATGCCCTGGGCACGGGTGCACGCATCGGCATGATGCGAACAGCAAAGGGTGACCTGCACTACTTCATCAACGGCCAGGACCAAGGCGCCGCCTGCTCAGGCTTGCCTCCGGGTAAAG AGGTGTATGCAGTAGTGGATCTTTACGGCCAGTGTGTCCAAGTGTCCATCACCAATGCCACCGGCCCCATGGACAACAGCTTGGCAACCAGCAACACCGCCACCGAGAAATCCTTCCCTTTGCACTCCCCAG CGGCTGGCGTGGCTCACCGATTCCACAGTACTTGCGGCAAAAATGTGGCCCTGGAGGAGGATGGCACAAGGGCGGTACGTGCGGCGGGCTATGCGCACGGCCTGGTCTTCAGCACCAAGGAGCTCAAGACGGAGGAAGTATTTGAG GTGAAAGTAGAGGAACTGGATGAGAAGTGGGCGGGCTCCCTCCGGCTGGGGCTGACCACACTAGCACCCGGGGAGATGGGGCCTGGTGCAGGCGGGGGCCCagggctgcctccctccctcccggaGCTCCGGACAAAGACGACTTGGATGGTGTCCAGCTGTGAAGTGAGGCGTGACGGGCAGCTCCAGAGGATGAACTACGGCCGGAGCCTGGAGAGGCTGGGG GTGGGGAGCCGCGTGGGCATTCGTCGGGGCGCAGATGACACGATGCACATCCTGGTGGATGGAGAGGACATGGGGCCCGCAGCTACCGGCATTGCCAAG AATGTGTGGGCCGTGCTGGATCTCTACGGACCGGTACGGAGTGTATCTGTGGTCAGCTCCACGAGGCTGGAGGAGCCCGAGGGCACCCAGCCTCCATCTCCCAGCTCAGACACGGGCAGCGAGGCCGAGGAAGATGACGATGGGGAGGAGCACAGCTTGAGA GGTCAGAGTCAAGTGGCCATGATGTCGACAGCGCTGGAGTTCCTGGAGAACCATGGGAAGAATATTCTTTTGTCCAACGGGAACCGTACGGCCACACGCGTAGCCAGCTACAACCAGGGCATCGTTGTCATCAACCAGCCCCTGGTGCCCCAGCTCCTAGTCCAG GTGCGGATAGACTTCCTGAACCGGCAGTGGACATCTTCCCTGGTCCTGGGAGTCATCACCTGCCCGCCTGAGAGGCTCAACTTCCCTGCTTCTGCCTGCGCCCTCAAACGGGCAGCCTGGCTGCTGCGGGGCCGCGGCATCTTCCACAATGGTCTCAAG ATTTGTGAGAAGTTTGGGCCAAATCTGGACACGTGTCCTGAAGGCACCATCCTGGGGCTGCGGCTAGACAGCTCTGGGGGCCTGCATCTCCACGTCAATGGGATGGACCAGGGGGTGGCGGTATCAGAtgtcccccagccctgccatgcGCTTGTGGACCTCTATGGGCAGTGTGAGCAG GTGACAATCGTGAGTCCCGAACCAGGGGCAGCCAGTGGGAAGAGTGCTGGAACCCAAGGGGACATGGAGAAAGCGGACATGGTGGATG GTATCAAGGAAAGTGTGTGCTGGGGCCCCCTGCCAGCTGCCAGCCCTCTCAAGAGCTGCGAGTACCACGCCCTCTGCTCCCGCTTCCAAGAACTGCTGTTGCTTCCTG AGGACTATTTCATGCCTCCGCCCAAGCGGAGCCTGTGCTACTGTGAGTCTTGCCGGAAGCTTCGAGGTGACGAGGCCCACAGGCGCCGTGGGGAGCCCCCCCGGGAATACGCGCTGCCCTTCGGCTGGTGCAGGTTCAATCTCAG GGTGAATCCCCGCCTGGAAGCTGGAACGATGACTAAGAAGTGGCACATGGCATATCATGGGAGCAACGTGGCAGCCATCCGGAGGGTGCTAGACCGAGGAGAGCTGGGAGCAG GCACTGCCTCCATCCTGAGCTGCCGGCCCTTGAAAGGCAAGCCTGGGGTGGGGTTTGAGGAGCCTGGCGAGAACTGCGCCCCACCCCGGGAGGAGCAGCCCCCTTCCGTCTTGCTGTCCCCTTCCCTCCAGTATGCTGGGGCCGAGACCCTAGCGTCCAAAGTGCA ATTCCGGGATCCCAAGTCCCAGCGAACGCACCAGGCCCAGGTGGCGTTCCAGGTGTGTGTTCGCCCGGGCTCCTACACCCCCGGACCCCCTTCGGCCACCCTCCGAGAACCTCCCGACCCTCACTTCAGCCCCGCAGAACTCGAGTGGGTAACCAAGGAGAAGGGGGCCACACTCCTCTATGCCCTGCTGGTGCGGGTGGAGTGA
- the NEURL4 gene encoding neuralized-like protein 4 isoform X6, with product MAAGSGGSGGSGGGPGPGPGGGGGPGGSGAGPGSGGELHPRTGRLVSLSACGRTARRQQPGQEFNHGLVLSREPLRDGRVFTVRIDRKVNSWSGSIEIGVTALDPSVLDFPSSATGLKGGSWVVSGCSVLRDGRSVLEEYGQDLDQLGEGDRVGVERTVAGELRLWVNGRDCGVAATGLPARVWAVVDLYGKCTQITVLPPEPGFSPPAPIPTPPLEPSAPPEDSALTEQATSGDEAFMVSPAQPRPETFPNSLESHNDFASMELSEVVGNAILSAYNGGLLNVNLSSPPAGEGLGSGGAATSPILTSNDALLFHEKCGTLIKLSNNNKTAERRRPLDEFNNGVVMTNRPLRDNEMFEIRIDKLVDKWSGSIEIGVTTHNPNNLEYPATMTNLQSGTIMMSGCGILTNGKGTRREYCEFSLDELQEGDHIGLTRKSNSALHFFINGIDQGVATPLTPPVVYGVVDLYGMAVKVTIVHNNNHSDRLRRNNAILRALSPEGALRRATPATQAEPERLLFHPNCGQKAAITHEGRTALRPHATDDFNHGVVLSSRALRDGEVFQVRIDKMVDKWAGSIEIGVTTHNPAYLQLPSTMTNLRSGTWMMTGNGVMHNGTTILDEYGHNLDRLKAGDTVGVVRREDGTLHFFVNGMTQGPAAWNVPPGVYAVVDLYGQAAQATIVDDVEVPPAPEPLPEGNNQVSPSSPSSGAGGSDLRFHQLHGSNAVITNGGRTALRHNCRSEFNDAIVISNRALRDGELFEIVIQKMVDRWSGSIEAGVTAIRPEDLEFPNTMTDIDYDTWMLSGTAIMQDGNTMRNNYGCDLDALGTGARIGMMRTAKGDLHYFINGQDQGAACSGLPPEVYAVVDLYGQCVQVSITNATGPMDNSLATSNTATEKSFPLHSPAAGVAHRFHSTCGKNVALEEDGTRAVRAAGYAHGLVFSTKELKTEEVFEVKVEELDEKWAGSLRLGLTTLAPGEMGPGAGGGPGLPPSLPELRTKTTWMVSSCEVRRDGQLQRMNYGRSLERLGVGSRVGIRRGADDTMHILVDGEDMGPAATGIAKNVWAVLDLYGPVRSVSVVSSTRLEEPEGTQPPSPSSDTGSEAEEDDDGEEHSLRGQSQVAMMSTALEFLENHGKNILLSNGNRTATRVASYNQGIVVINQPLVPQLLVQVRIDFLNRQWTSSLVLGVITCPPERLNFPASACALKRAAWLLRGRGIFHNGLKICEKFGPNLDTCPEGTILGLRLDSSGGLHLHVNGMDQGVAVSDVPQPCHALVDLYGQCEQVTIVSPEPGAASGKSAGTQGDMEKADMVDGIKESVCWGPLPAASPLKSCEYHALCSRFQELLLLPEDYFMPPPKRSLCYCESCRKLRGDEAHRRRGEPPREYALPFGWCRFNLRVNPRLEAGTMTKKWHMAYHGSNVAAIRRVLDRGELGAGTASILSCRPLKGKPGVGFEEPGENCAPPREEQPPSVLLSPSLQYAGAETLASKVQFRDPKSQRTHQAQVAFQVCVRPGSYTPGPPSATLREPPDPHFSPAELEWVTKEKGATLLYALLVRVE from the exons GGTCGGGTGGgagcgggggctccgggggcggccccgggccggggccgggcgggggtgggggccccgGCGGGAGCGGCGCAGGGCCAGGGTCCGGCGGGGAGTTGCACCCCCGCACCGGGCGTCTGGTGAGCCTGTCGGCCTGCGGGCGTACCGCGCGGCGGCAGCAGCCGGGCCAGGAGTTTAACCACGGGCTGGTGTTGAGCCGGGAGCCCTTGCGCGATGGACGCGTCTTCACCGTCCGCATCGACCGCAAG GTCAACTCCTGGAGTGGCTCCATTGAGATTGGGGTGACGGCCCTAGACCCCAGTGTTCTGGACTTCCCAAGCAGCGCCACAGGGCTGAAGGGGGGCTCATGGGTAGTGTCAGGCTGCTCGGTGTTGAGGGATGGACGCTCTGTGCTGGAGGAGTATGGTCAGGACCTGGACCAGCTTGGTGAAGGGGACCGTGTGGGCGTGGAGCGCACAGTTGCTGGGGAGCTGCGGCTCTGGGTGAATGGGCGGGACTGTGGTGTTGCCGCCACGGGCCTCCCCGCCCGGGTCTGGGCCGTGGTGGACCTTTACGGCAAGTGCACCCAGATCACCGTGCTGCCCCCCGAGCCAGGTTTCAGCCCCCCTGCTCCCATCCCCACACCTCCCCTCGAGCCCTCTGCGCCCCCTGAAGATTCCGCCTTGACTGAACAGGCGACCTCTGGGGATGAAG CCTTCATGGTGTCCCCAGCGCAGCCCCGGCCGGAGACGTTTCCTAACAGCCTTGAGTCGCATAATG ACTTTGCCAGCATGGAGCTCTCTGAGGTGGTGGGCAACGCCATCCTTTCTGCCTACAACGGGGGGCTCCTAAATGTGAACCTGAGCTCCCCGCCAGCAGGGGAAGGACTGGGGTCTGGCGGGGCTGCCACCTCGCCCATCCTCACCTCCAACGACGCCCTGCTCTTTCACGAGAAGTGCGGGACTCTCATCAAACTCAGCAACAACAATAAGACAGCTGAGCGCCGCCGGCCCCTGGACGAATTCAACAACGGGGTTGTCATGACCAACCGCCCTCTCCGGGACAATGAGATGTTTGAG ATCCGCATTGACAAGCTTGTAGACAAGTGGTCGGGCTCCATTGAGATTGGTGTCACCACCCACAACCCCAACAACCTGGAGTACCCTGCCACCATGACCAATTTACAGTCAG GCACCATCATGATGAGCGGCTGTGGGATCCTGACCAATGGCAAGGGCACCCGCCGGGAGTACTGTGAATTCAGCCTGGATGAGCTGCAG GAGGGTGACCACATTGGTCTCACAAGGAAATCCAACTCAGCCCTGCACTTCTTTATCAATGGCATTGATCAGG GCGTGGCTACCCCACTGACACCCCCAGTGGTGTACGGCGTGGTGGACTTGTACGGGATGGCTGTGAAGGTGACCATCGTCCACAATAACAACCACAGCGACCGGCTGCGTCGAAACAATGCCATCCTGCGGGCACTGTCCCCCGAGGGCGCCCTGCGTCGCGCCACTCCTGCCACCCAGGCAGAGCCCGAGCGCCTGCTCTTCCACCCCAACTGCGGGCAGAAGGCAGCTATCACCCACGAGGGACGCACTGCCCTGAGGCCCCA TGCCACAGATGACTTCAACCATGGCGTGGTGCTGAGTAGCAGAGCCCTGCGGGATGGAGAGGTGTTTCAAGTGCGCATTGACAAGATGGTGGACAAGTGGGCTGGTTCCATTGAGATTGGTGTCACCACCCACAACCCTGCCTACCTCCAGTTGCCCTCCACCATGACCAACTTGCGCTCTG GGACCTGGATGATGACCGGGAATGGGGTGATGCACAACGGAACGACCATCTTGGACGAGTATGGGCACAATCTGGACCGCCTCAAG GCAGGGGACACGGTGGGCGTGGTGCGGCGGGAGGACGGGACCCTGCACTTCTTCGTCAACGGGATGACCCAGGGCCCTGCGGCCTGGAATGTGCCCCCGGGCGTCTACGCTGTTGTGGACCTCTACGGCCAGGCAGCCCAAGCTACCATTGTGGACGACGTGG AGGTTCCCCCGGCCCCTGAGCCCCTCCCTGAAGGGAACAACCAGGTGTCTCCCAGCTCCCCATCAtcaggggctgggggctctgACCTGCGCTTCCACCAGCTGCACGGCAGTAATGCAGTCATCACCAACGGGGGCCGCACTGCACTCCGGCACAACTGCCGCAGCGAGTTCAATGACGCCATCGTCATCTCCAACCG GGCCCTGCGGGATGGAGAGCTGTTTGAAATCGTTATTCAGAAGATGGTGGACCGCTGGTCAGGCTCCATTGAGGCTG GAGTGACTGCCATTCGGCCGGAAGACCTCGAATTCCCCAACACCATGACAGACATTGACTACGACACATGGATGCTGAG TGGCACGGCCATCATGCAAGACGGGAACACGATGCGCAACAACTACGGGTGTGACCTGGATGCCCTGGGCACGGGTGCACGCATCGGCATGATGCGAACAGCAAAGGGTGACCTGCACTACTTCATCAACGGCCAGGACCAAGGCGCCGCCTGCTCAGGCTTGCCTCCGG AGGTGTATGCAGTAGTGGATCTTTACGGCCAGTGTGTCCAAGTGTCCATCACCAATGCCACCGGCCCCATGGACAACAGCTTGGCAACCAGCAACACCGCCACCGAGAAATCCTTCCCTTTGCACTCCCCAG CGGCTGGCGTGGCTCACCGATTCCACAGTACTTGCGGCAAAAATGTGGCCCTGGAGGAGGATGGCACAAGGGCGGTACGTGCGGCGGGCTATGCGCACGGCCTGGTCTTCAGCACCAAGGAGCTCAAGACGGAGGAAGTATTTGAG GTGAAAGTAGAGGAACTGGATGAGAAGTGGGCGGGCTCCCTCCGGCTGGGGCTGACCACACTAGCACCCGGGGAGATGGGGCCTGGTGCAGGCGGGGGCCCagggctgcctccctccctcccggaGCTCCGGACAAAGACGACTTGGATGGTGTCCAGCTGTGAAGTGAGGCGTGACGGGCAGCTCCAGAGGATGAACTACGGCCGGAGCCTGGAGAGGCTGGGG GTGGGGAGCCGCGTGGGCATTCGTCGGGGCGCAGATGACACGATGCACATCCTGGTGGATGGAGAGGACATGGGGCCCGCAGCTACCGGCATTGCCAAG AATGTGTGGGCCGTGCTGGATCTCTACGGACCGGTACGGAGTGTATCTGTGGTCAGCTCCACGAGGCTGGAGGAGCCCGAGGGCACCCAGCCTCCATCTCCCAGCTCAGACACGGGCAGCGAGGCCGAGGAAGATGACGATGGGGAGGAGCACAGCTTGAGA GGTCAGAGTCAAGTGGCCATGATGTCGACAGCGCTGGAGTTCCTGGAGAACCATGGGAAGAATATTCTTTTGTCCAACGGGAACCGTACGGCCACACGCGTAGCCAGCTACAACCAGGGCATCGTTGTCATCAACCAGCCCCTGGTGCCCCAGCTCCTAGTCCAG GTGCGGATAGACTTCCTGAACCGGCAGTGGACATCTTCCCTGGTCCTGGGAGTCATCACCTGCCCGCCTGAGAGGCTCAACTTCCCTGCTTCTGCCTGCGCCCTCAAACGGGCAGCCTGGCTGCTGCGGGGCCGCGGCATCTTCCACAATGGTCTCAAG ATTTGTGAGAAGTTTGGGCCAAATCTGGACACGTGTCCTGAAGGCACCATCCTGGGGCTGCGGCTAGACAGCTCTGGGGGCCTGCATCTCCACGTCAATGGGATGGACCAGGGGGTGGCGGTATCAGAtgtcccccagccctgccatgcGCTTGTGGACCTCTATGGGCAGTGTGAGCAG GTGACAATCGTGAGTCCCGAACCAGGGGCAGCCAGTGGGAAGAGTGCTGGAACCCAAGGGGACATGGAGAAAGCGGACATGGTGGATG GTATCAAGGAAAGTGTGTGCTGGGGCCCCCTGCCAGCTGCCAGCCCTCTCAAGAGCTGCGAGTACCACGCCCTCTGCTCCCGCTTCCAAGAACTGCTGTTGCTTCCTG AGGACTATTTCATGCCTCCGCCCAAGCGGAGCCTGTGCTACTGTGAGTCTTGCCGGAAGCTTCGAGGTGACGAGGCCCACAGGCGCCGTGGGGAGCCCCCCCGGGAATACGCGCTGCCCTTCGGCTGGTGCAGGTTCAATCTCAG GGTGAATCCCCGCCTGGAAGCTGGAACGATGACTAAGAAGTGGCACATGGCATATCATGGGAGCAACGTGGCAGCCATCCGGAGGGTGCTAGACCGAGGAGAGCTGGGAGCAG GCACTGCCTCCATCCTGAGCTGCCGGCCCTTGAAAGGCAAGCCTGGGGTGGGGTTTGAGGAGCCTGGCGAGAACTGCGCCCCACCCCGGGAGGAGCAGCCCCCTTCCGTCTTGCTGTCCCCTTCCCTCCAGTATGCTGGGGCCGAGACCCTAGCGTCCAAAGTGCA ATTCCGGGATCCCAAGTCCCAGCGAACGCACCAGGCCCAGGTGGCGTTCCAGGTGTGTGTTCGCCCGGGCTCCTACACCCCCGGACCCCCTTCGGCCACCCTCCGAGAACCTCCCGACCCTCACTTCAGCCCCGCAGAACTCGAGTGGGTAACCAAGGAGAAGGGGGCCACACTCCTCTATGCCCTGCTGGTGCGGGTGGAGTGA